In Ostrea edulis chromosome 10, xbOstEdul1.1, whole genome shotgun sequence, one genomic interval encodes:
- the LOC130050697 gene encoding uncharacterized protein LOC130050697: protein MVKKAISKMKSEAAGPSGIVVEMIRAAGDTGVSMIRDLASSIVRDDKVTTDWEQCFIVCLYNGKCGALDRGNYRGLKLTEQVIKVLERIVESLIRQLVTIDDSQFGFGPGRGTTDAIFVVRQLQEKYLVVNKRLYMAFVDLEKAFDSVPRKVISEEFAVKVGVHQGSVLSPLLFIIILETLSREFRTGVPWEDLYADDLVIITGSLDECVKRLGKKLWKGKD, encoded by the exons ATGGTGAAAAAGGCCATCTCCAAGATGAAGTCGGAAGCAGCTGGACCATCGGGAATAGTAGTGGAGATGATCAGAGCCGCAGGTGACACAGGTGTATCCATGATCCGTGACCTTGCATCGTCAATCGTCCGTGATGACAAGGTCACCACTGACTGGGAGCAGTGCTTCATTGTATGCCTCTACAATGGCAAGTGTGGTGCTCTGGACAGGGGCAACTACCGGGGACTCAAACTGACAGAACAAGTAATAAAAGTCCTGGAGAGGATTGTGGAAAGCCTTATTAGGCAGTTGGTGACAATCGATGACTCCCAGTTTGGCTTCGGACCTGGCAGAGGTACAACTGACGCAATATTTGTTGTTCGGCAGCTGCAAGAAAAATATCTCGTAGTAAACAAACGGCTCTATATGGCGTTCGTGGACCTCGAAAAGGCATTTGACAGTGTCCCTCGGAAGGTGATCAG TGAGGAGTTTGCTGTGAAGGTCGGAGTCCATCAGGGGTCAGTACTCAGCCCTCTGCTTTTCATCATCATACTCGAGACTCTTTCACGCGAATTTCGCACCGGTGTTCCCTGGGAGGATCTGTATGCGGATGACCTGGTTATCATTACTGGCTCATTGGATGAATGTGTCAAGAGGCTGGGAAAGAAGCTATGGAAAGGAAAGGACTGA
- the LOC125665788 gene encoding angiopoietin-related protein 1-like has product MCHTHKQLCTLLAVFSLASGFINDPLDTTTLRTTTTTTTTTPRPVTEHPSQPSNPGEIPSAFKNQLDKMQDDLDELAKQNSALKLQVTSLENDVTTLIQLQERVRTLEEDNIITKRKLAAIQSSGSLTTRVQTLEASEPEIKADISNLKLELGTHSRAFNSVTQAIQKSIDNVKQTVDKLVSGSSVTPIHPGGQVPITTHASGTVTPAKTTPLTTVLHDCLDVYAQAQTPGVFTIQPPQSPRPFKVFCDHGWTIIQKRIDGTTYFSGPFRTWSDFVGGFGNVSAEHWLGNENVYNILAQTDYGLRVEGVGYSGKLYWAQYSNFTIENERNYYRIHVSGYTGNFDDTMETANGNAFVTQDHPGTVRFFLDCSGYTASGWWANTTTAVSNCGYDLNAMYMKTGSYCMSFAGICVKSSVMKIIPSSTLPVSP; this is encoded by the exons ATGTGTCACACTCACAAACAGCTGTGCACACTACTCGCAGTTTTCTCATTGGCATCCGGGTTCATTAACGACCCACTTGATACCACCACGTTAcgcaccaccaccaccaccaccaccaccacaccaCGACCCGTGACGGAACATCCATCCCAACCCTCCAATCCGGGAGAAATTCCGTCGGCATTCAAGAACCAGTTGGATAAAATGCAAGACGACTTGGACGAACTTGCGAAGCAAAACTCTGCCCTCAAGTTACAAGTGACGTCATTAGAAAATGACGTAACAACACTGATTCAACTGCAGGAAAGAGTACGGACTCTCGAGGAAGACAACATTATAACCAAAAGAAAACTAGCCGCCATTCAAAGCAGCGGAAGTCTGACGACGAGGGTACAGACTCTAGAAGCTTCAGAACCAGAAATAAAAGCGGACATATCAAATCTTAAGCTTGAGCTTGGAACCCATTCGAGAGCGTTTAACTCCGTCACGCAAGCGATTCAAAAGTCTATAGACAACGTGAAACAGACCGTTGATAAGCTGGTCTCGGGGAGTTCAGTCACCCCAATTCATCCAGGAGGACAGGTACCCATCACCACGCATGCGTCAGGAACTGTCACGCCGGCAAAGACCACGCCCCTTACAACAGTACTGCATG ATTGTCTGGATGTCTATGCCCAAGCTCAGACACCCGGAGTCTTCACTATTCAACCTCCACAATCCCCACGACCATTTAAAGTTTTCTGTGACCATGGTTGGACTATAATACAGAAAAGAATAGATGGTACAACTTATTTCTCCGGTCCATTCAG GACTTGGTCTGATTTTGTTGGAGGATTCGGAAATGTGTCTGCAGAGCATTGGTTAGGCAATGAAAACGTATACAATATTCTGGCGCAAACTGACTATGGCCTTAGGGTGGAGGGTGTGGGGTACAGCGGTAAATTATACTGGGCTCAGTACAGCAATTTTACAATAGAAAACGAAAGGAATTACTACCGCATTCATGTCTCTGGATATACGGGTAACTTCGACGACACTATGGAAACAGCCAATGGAAATGCATTTGTTACACAGGATCATCCGGGCACCGTTCGTTTCTTTTTGGATTGTTCTGGGTACACTGCTAGTGGGTGGTGGGCCAACACCACGACGGCTGTCTCAAACTGTGGATATGACTTAAACGCCATGTATATGAAAACTGGTAGTTATTGTATGAGTTTCGCTGGCATCTGTGTCAAAAGTTCTGTGATGAAAATCATTCCGAGTTCCACGCTCCCAGTGAGCCCTTGA